From one Mustela nigripes isolate SB6536 chromosome 16, MUSNIG.SB6536, whole genome shotgun sequence genomic stretch:
- the C16H17orf107 gene encoding uncharacterized protein C17orf107 homolog → MPPFPPAAMEGTPSSLETLLWVYHFHSSTEVALQPPLLSSLELAVAAAHEYLEQSFRELESRQPREPQGPPAPRPTLGLVLKEAAASVVSFGATLFEISALWLQQEVRRLDGDAGSPGPAPGAGDPGGALARVAQAAGKGAQRAGAAAGAGARLALQGAWLCLCGRGLQGSTSLLPPWGRPLGLGAAGGPVSSGRGRRRGGAGGRGRRGWWGALSRPAPGRDTQGTSRWHPAAVRRTGYPRTRRRPSSAPRSNKAQAGPDGRAAPGVSRP, encoded by the exons ATGCCCCCCTTTCCGCCGGCGGCCATGGAGGGGACCCCCAGCTCGCTGGAAACCCTGCTGTGGGTCTACCACTTCCACAGCTCCACGGAG GTGGCCCTGCAGCCCCCGCTCCTGTCCTCCCTGGAACTCGCCGTGGCCGCAGCCCACGAGTATCTGGAGCAGAGTTTCCGGGAGCTCGAGTCCCGCCAGCCGCGGGAGCCGCAGGGACCACCCGCCCCGAGGCCCACTCTGGGGCTGGTGCTGAAAGAGGCGGCGGCCAGCGTCGTGAGCTTCGGCGCCACCTTGTTCGAG ATCTCAGCCCTGTGGCTCCAGCAGGAAGTGCGGCGACTGGACGGCGACGCCGGAAGCCCGGGCCCGGCCCCAGGCGCCGGGGACCCGGGCGGAGCGCTGGCCCGGGTAGCCCAGGCGGCAGGGAAGGGGGCTCAGAGAGCCGGGGCTGCGGCGGGCGCAGGGGCCCGCCTGGCGCTGCAGGGGGCGTGGCTGTGCCTGTGTGGGCGGGGCCTGCAGGGTTCCACCTCCCTCCTGCCGCCGTGGGGGCGCCCGCTGGGTCTCGGGGCGGCCGGGGGACCGGTGAGTTCAGGACGGGGAAGGAGgcggggaggagctgggggccgggggcggcggggcTGGTGGGGGGCACTGAGCCGGCCTGCCCCCGGCAGAGATACTCAGGGGACCTCAAGGTGGCATCCAGCAGCAGTGCGGAGGACAGGGTACCCGAGAACCCGCCGCCGCCCCAGCTCCGCCCCACGCTCGAATAAAGCCCAGGCGGGCCCAGACGGCCGA